A genomic stretch from Bacteroidota bacterium includes:
- a CDS encoding PEGA domain-containing protein, with protein MKCIYFIFLVVLFSSCATIFSGARQSVIFITNPEGASVSMNMKPIGVTPFNVKIKKRIREPEIEIKKEGYKDIHFILENRLDWLACMNLLNIYGWGIDYLTGAIKYYPKDEFIFNLGPNENNKEKERFLILTQVKSFQEIVKDENMIRWDDTNKLKFEHFTAPAPSFSKATATTSANFSCYFINDAASNIRLKVFSRFYKDLSWFKSPDLKENREIYKGYLFNSSDKIVSYVLNHEQRHFDIAELYSRILKSEIKNHQFKKETFQQELSELFNKTYSNYVKKQNEYDNSCGHGLQKGQQKNWNKNIDELLKKYGNFKGDEIEIDI; from the coding sequence ATGAAATGCATTTATTTTATTTTCCTTGTTGTGCTTTTTTCTTCCTGCGCAACCATTTTTTCAGGTGCACGACAGAGTGTTATTTTTATTACTAATCCAGAAGGTGCAAGTGTATCAATGAATATGAAGCCAATTGGGGTGACTCCTTTCAATGTTAAAATAAAAAAACGTATTCGGGAGCCGGAGATCGAAATAAAAAAGGAAGGATATAAAGACATTCATTTTATACTGGAGAATAGATTGGATTGGCTTGCCTGTATGAACTTGTTGAATATATATGGATGGGGAATCGATTATCTCACGGGGGCAATAAAGTATTATCCCAAAGATGAATTCATATTCAATTTGGGTCCGAATGAAAACAACAAGGAAAAAGAACGGTTCTTAATTTTGACTCAGGTAAAATCATTCCAGGAAATTGTTAAAGATGAAAATATGATTAGGTGGGATGATACGAATAAATTAAAATTCGAGCACTTTACGGCACCGGCTCCTTCATTTTCAAAGGCTACTGCCACAACTAGTGCAAATTTTTCATGCTATTTTATTAATGATGCCGCTTCAAATATCCGACTCAAGGTATTCAGCAGGTTTTATAAAGATCTTTCCTGGTTCAAATCTCCTGATCTGAAGGAAAATCGTGAAATATATAAAGGGTATTTATTTAACAGTTCAGATAAGATCGTTAGTTATGTGCTGAATCACGAGCAGCGACACTTTGATATTGCGGAGTTATATTCCAGGATATTAAAAAGTGAAATAAAAAATCATCAATTTAAAAAAGAAACATTTCAACAGGAGCTAAGTGAACTATTTAATAAAACTTATTCTAATTACGTGAAAAAGCAAAATGAATATGATAATAGTTGTGGCCATGGCTTACAAAAAGGTCAGCAGAAAAATTGGAATAAGAACATTGACGAACTTTTGAAGAAGTACGGCAATTTTAAAGGAGATGAAATTGAAATTGATATATAG